In Promicromonospora sp. Populi, one genomic interval encodes:
- a CDS encoding sugar phosphate isomerase/epimerase family protein, translating into MQRTASTSRHHVTRWLAAAVAAVLSLPLLTLPPAAAGTVGCAYGYTSEATVWFGADADSGVPNHETDDGCTVLDKIMADAPFRTHAAFLRTVVSETSALVRERVLTSRERWKIVHAAAVSKVGSPHPVTGRRSVDLSRIGLVGYTVRATMPTDAEGTLSALAACGFQNIEPSGSAGNFYGYSAAELAPLTEEAGFDVPSLGVSLSNLQNDLDLVVSEAHAIGARYVRISGSGDWTLADYSRIAAILNEVGERLAAEGIRVAYHNHGFEFGTAENGVTGYDVLVRETNPAFVAMELDVYWAASAGISAVDLFERYPGRFELLHLKDMAADGSFADVGEGTINFAEIFAAKSLAGVRYGFTEHDQPSPDGVTSACNSLGYLAELRY; encoded by the coding sequence ATGCAACGCACCGCAAGCACCTCAAGACACCATGTGACACGGTGGCTCGCCGCCGCGGTGGCCGCCGTGCTGTCCCTGCCGCTCCTGACCCTTCCTCCGGCAGCGGCCGGGACCGTGGGGTGCGCGTACGGCTACACGAGCGAGGCCACCGTCTGGTTCGGCGCCGACGCCGACTCCGGCGTGCCGAACCACGAGACCGATGACGGCTGCACCGTGCTGGACAAGATCATGGCGGACGCGCCGTTCCGGACGCACGCCGCGTTCCTCAGGACGGTCGTCTCCGAGACCAGTGCCCTCGTGCGCGAGCGAGTCCTTACCAGCCGTGAGCGCTGGAAGATCGTCCACGCCGCCGCCGTCTCGAAGGTCGGTAGCCCGCACCCGGTCACCGGCAGGCGGTCCGTCGACCTGTCCAGGATCGGCCTGGTGGGCTACACGGTCCGCGCGACCATGCCCACCGACGCCGAAGGAACGCTCTCGGCACTCGCGGCCTGCGGCTTCCAGAACATCGAGCCCTCGGGCAGCGCCGGCAACTTCTACGGCTACTCCGCTGCGGAGCTGGCGCCGCTCACCGAGGAGGCGGGGTTCGATGTGCCCTCGCTCGGCGTGAGCCTGTCGAACCTCCAGAACGACCTCGACCTGGTCGTCTCGGAGGCCCATGCGATCGGGGCACGGTACGTGCGCATCTCGGGGTCCGGCGACTGGACCCTGGCGGACTACTCCCGGATCGCCGCGATCCTCAACGAGGTGGGCGAGCGGCTCGCCGCCGAGGGCATCCGGGTCGCCTACCACAACCACGGGTTCGAGTTCGGGACCGCCGAGAACGGGGTCACCGGCTACGACGTCCTGGTCCGCGAGACCAACCCGGCGTTCGTCGCCATGGAGCTCGACGTGTACTGGGCCGCGAGCGCGGGCATCTCGGCCGTCGACCTGTTCGAGCGGTACCCGGGCCGGTTCGAGCTGCTGCACCTCAAGGACATGGCGGCGGACGGCTCCTTCGCGGACGTCGGCGAGGGCACCATCAACTTCGCCGAGATCTTTGCCGCCAAGTCGCTCGCCGGTGTCCGGTACGGCTTCACCGAGCACGACCAGCCCTCCCCGGACGGCGTGACCTCCGCGTGCAACAGCCTCGGCTACCTCGCCGAGCTGCGCTACTGA
- a CDS encoding LacI family DNA-binding transcriptional regulator translates to MGETESSRSNPTIYDVAKAAGVAPSTVSRAFSRPGRVNTATAERIHRIAQELGYRVNPVVRPLPSGKTALLAIIVSDLTNPFFFEIIRSAAKTAVDSGYTLLVADAHESDEAERQSLERTLPLVEGVVLATSRLSDSSIRAVAKQRPTVVMNRVITDVPSVITDNAQGMRRAVAHLAGLGHSVLTYLAGPEASWADGMRWRAFREATQELGLRGRRLGPFAPTLAGGLSAAQALTTHSATATIAYNDLVAIGAMRGLTRLGVEVPRDMSVVGFDNIFGSDFCTPPLTTVAAPLRHFGTFAVQRLLNQVRTSSLGLSTPALLPAKLVERGSTARRG, encoded by the coding sequence ATGGGCGAAACCGAGAGTTCCCGCTCCAACCCGACCATCTACGACGTCGCAAAGGCGGCAGGTGTCGCTCCCTCGACGGTCTCGCGGGCGTTCTCCCGGCCGGGGCGCGTCAACACGGCGACGGCGGAGCGCATCCACCGCATCGCGCAGGAGCTCGGTTACCGGGTGAACCCCGTCGTCCGACCGCTGCCGTCCGGCAAGACCGCGCTGCTGGCGATCATCGTTTCCGACCTGACCAACCCGTTCTTCTTCGAGATCATCCGCAGCGCCGCGAAGACCGCCGTCGACTCGGGGTACACCCTCCTGGTGGCGGACGCCCACGAGTCGGACGAGGCGGAACGCCAGTCCCTGGAACGGACCCTGCCCCTGGTGGAGGGCGTCGTCCTGGCCACGTCCCGGCTCTCGGACTCGTCGATCCGGGCCGTTGCCAAACAGCGGCCGACGGTCGTGATGAACCGCGTCATCACGGACGTCCCGAGCGTCATCACCGACAACGCGCAGGGGATGCGGCGTGCCGTGGCGCACCTGGCGGGCCTCGGGCACTCGGTACTGACGTACCTCGCGGGCCCCGAGGCGTCCTGGGCGGACGGGATGCGTTGGCGCGCCTTCCGCGAGGCAACCCAGGAGCTCGGGCTGAGAGGGCGGCGTCTGGGCCCGTTCGCCCCGACGCTTGCCGGCGGGCTCTCCGCCGCCCAAGCCCTCACCACGCACTCCGCGACCGCGACCATCGCCTACAACGACCTCGTCGCGATCGGCGCGATGCGCGGGCTGACGCGGCTGGGGGTCGAGGTGCCTCGCGACATGAGCGTCGTCGGGTTCGACAACATCTTCGGCTCCGACTTCTGCACCCCGCCGCTGACGACGGTCGCCGCTCCGCTGCGCCACTTCGGGACGTTCGCCGTCCAGCGACTCCTGAACCAGGTGCGTACCTCGTCGCTCGGTCTGTCGACGCCCGCGCTGCTCCCCGCGAAGCTCGTCGAACGGGGCTCGACCGCCCGTCGGGGCTGA
- a CDS encoding ABC transporter permease, which translates to MHHEAGRPSFGSRALVLLAESWRPAAVLLALFVAWWFVAWRELVPAYLVPAPGAVAQTMVADWAMLLEHTWVTTLETIVGFVLAAAIGVATAVLLVYSRTAEKSLYPLILFAQVIPKIAIAPILVVWFGFGMTPKIVLAVLIAFFPVVVSAVAGLRSVDPELLEMSATMGASRWKTFRKIRFPGALPQLMSGLKVAVTLAVVGAVVGEFVGADRGLGYVLLLASGNLDAPLLFADLILMSLIGVVLFVLVELLERLLIPWHASRRGNLALATV; encoded by the coding sequence ATGCACCACGAAGCTGGGAGACCGTCGTTCGGGAGCCGCGCGCTCGTGCTGCTCGCGGAGTCGTGGCGACCGGCCGCGGTGCTGCTCGCGCTGTTCGTGGCGTGGTGGTTCGTGGCCTGGCGAGAGCTCGTGCCGGCCTATCTGGTGCCCGCACCCGGCGCGGTGGCCCAGACGATGGTCGCGGACTGGGCGATGCTGCTCGAGCACACGTGGGTGACCACCCTGGAGACGATCGTCGGGTTTGTGCTCGCGGCCGCGATCGGCGTGGCGACGGCGGTGCTCCTCGTCTACTCCAGGACGGCGGAGAAGTCCCTCTATCCGCTCATCCTCTTCGCCCAGGTCATCCCCAAGATCGCCATCGCGCCGATCCTCGTGGTCTGGTTCGGGTTCGGGATGACGCCGAAGATCGTCCTGGCCGTGCTCATCGCCTTCTTCCCGGTGGTGGTCTCCGCCGTCGCGGGGCTGCGCTCCGTCGACCCCGAGCTGCTGGAGATGTCCGCGACCATGGGCGCCTCCCGGTGGAAGACGTTCCGCAAGATCCGCTTCCCCGGGGCCCTCCCGCAGCTCATGTCGGGCCTGAAGGTAGCGGTCACGCTGGCGGTCGTCGGCGCCGTCGTCGGCGAGTTCGTGGGTGCCGACCGCGGTCTCGGGTACGTGCTGCTGCTCGCCAGCGGCAACCTCGACGCGCCCCTGCTGTTCGCCGACCTGATCCTCATGTCGCTCATCGGCGTGGTCCTCTTCGTCCTGGTCGAGCTGCTCGAACGCCTCCTCATCCCATGGCACGCCTCGCGGCGCGGCAACCTCGCGCTCGCGACCGTGTGA
- a CDS encoding ABC transporter substrate-binding protein: MRGGKFGMSIVVAGVALATVSACGQAGGEQSADGLTEVTVTLNWVPYGEHAPFYYGVEQGIFEEAGIDLTIQPGNGSGNTVQQVAQRNTDFGWADTPPLANGIASGMPMRSVGVFLQTGPSSVEFFDDQGITEPADLVGKTVAGTPGDAMYGTFPAWLELNGVDPADVSVVNVDAAGKIAALIEGRVDAIQGFHHDQAPTIENQTGREVSALPFSDFGMNLLGTGLLAHEATIESDPELVQAMLRATSESFLAASEDPEAAVAAMAANAEQAPEESVLAAQLEATIGLLNLAEAPAPGVNTEQQWTDTLAFLSENTQFEGTSEPGDYWDATFGADL; the protein is encoded by the coding sequence ATGCGTGGTGGCAAGTTCGGAATGTCGATAGTCGTGGCAGGCGTCGCGTTGGCAACGGTCTCGGCCTGCGGGCAGGCCGGCGGCGAGCAGTCGGCCGACGGCCTGACCGAGGTCACGGTGACCCTCAACTGGGTCCCGTACGGCGAGCACGCGCCGTTCTACTACGGCGTCGAGCAAGGGATCTTCGAGGAAGCCGGCATCGACCTGACGATCCAGCCGGGCAACGGCTCCGGGAACACCGTCCAGCAGGTTGCGCAGCGCAACACCGACTTCGGGTGGGCGGACACCCCGCCCCTGGCGAACGGGATCGCCTCGGGCATGCCGATGCGCAGCGTCGGCGTCTTCTTGCAGACCGGCCCCAGCTCGGTCGAGTTCTTCGACGACCAGGGCATCACCGAGCCCGCCGACCTCGTGGGCAAGACGGTCGCCGGCACCCCGGGCGATGCCATGTACGGCACCTTTCCGGCGTGGCTGGAGCTCAACGGGGTCGACCCGGCGGACGTGAGCGTGGTCAACGTCGACGCCGCGGGCAAGATCGCCGCGCTGATCGAGGGCAGGGTCGACGCGATCCAGGGCTTCCACCACGACCAGGCACCGACGATCGAGAACCAGACCGGCAGGGAGGTGTCCGCCCTCCCGTTCTCGGACTTCGGCATGAACCTGCTCGGCACCGGCCTGCTGGCGCACGAGGCGACCATCGAGAGCGACCCGGAGCTGGTCCAGGCGATGCTGAGGGCGACGTCCGAGTCCTTCCTTGCGGCGTCGGAGGACCCGGAGGCCGCCGTCGCAGCGATGGCCGCCAACGCAGAGCAGGCGCCGGAGGAGAGCGTGCTGGCGGCCCAGCTCGAGGCGACGATCGGCCTCCTCAACCTGGCCGAGGCCCCGGCTCCTGGCGTCAACACCGAGCAGCAGTGGACCGACACGCTCGCGTTCCTGAGCGAGAACACGCAGTTCGAGGGCACCTCGGAGCCCGGCGACTACTGGGACGCGACCTTCGGGGCGGACCTGTGA
- a CDS encoding ABC transporter ATP-binding protein, with protein sequence MTVTSAQGESVQTSDAGPIIEVTHLTRRFVSKRSETVALDDVSLAVQPGEFVTVAGPSGCGKSTLLKVIAGLTRATEGDVRLYGQRVTGPQRDIGFAFQRSALLEWRGVRKNILLQAEMRGMDRRLAQERADHLIELTGLTGFEKALPHELSGGMQQRVALCRALLHEPRVLLMDEPFGALDALTREQMNIEMNRIWRDTGTTVVLVTHSVPEAVYLGSRIVVMSPRPGRILETLEPGLPDRRAYGATLADPRFTAAAERLRELLGASHAPE encoded by the coding sequence GTGACCGTGACGAGCGCGCAGGGGGAGTCCGTCCAGACGTCCGACGCCGGGCCCATCATCGAGGTCACGCACCTCACGCGGCGCTTCGTCTCGAAGCGTTCGGAGACCGTAGCGCTCGACGACGTCTCGCTGGCCGTGCAGCCCGGCGAGTTCGTCACCGTCGCGGGACCGTCCGGCTGTGGCAAGTCGACGCTGCTGAAGGTGATCGCGGGGCTGACCCGTGCCACCGAGGGTGACGTGCGCCTGTACGGGCAGCGGGTCACCGGTCCGCAGCGCGACATCGGGTTCGCCTTCCAGCGCTCGGCCCTGCTCGAATGGCGTGGCGTGCGCAAGAACATCCTGCTCCAGGCCGAGATGCGCGGGATGGACCGGCGTCTTGCCCAGGAGCGCGCGGACCACCTCATCGAGCTGACCGGCCTCACGGGATTCGAGAAGGCCCTTCCGCACGAGCTGTCCGGCGGCATGCAGCAGCGCGTCGCGCTGTGCCGTGCGCTGCTGCACGAGCCCCGGGTGCTCCTCATGGACGAACCGTTCGGCGCGCTCGACGCGCTCACGCGCGAGCAGATGAACATCGAGATGAACCGGATCTGGCGGGACACCGGGACCACCGTCGTGCTGGTGACCCACTCCGTGCCGGAGGCGGTGTACCTGGGCAGCCGGATCGTCGTCATGAGCCCGCGTCCCGGCCGGATCCTGGAGACGCTCGAACCGGGCCTGCCGGACCGTCGTGCGTACGGCGCGACGCTCGCCGACCCCCGGTTCACCGCGGCGGCCGAGCGACTGCGCGAGCTCCTCGGCGCGAGCCATGCACCCGAGTGA
- a CDS encoding Gfo/Idh/MocA family protein: MTAHPLGVGIVGMGGIGRMHAKALGELAGRARLVASSGGRAEDLMGGPVERLDPAEVIAHPDVDVVAICTPSGTHAALALAALKAGRHVVVEKPLALDVDDALRVARAARERGLTVSMISQRRLETEHVALKKAIDDGALGELRLATTHVHWHRDDDYYRAAPWRSTAEQGGGSLMNQGVHSVDLLRWLCGPVESVTAQSGTLAHTIAAEDTTVATLRFASGALGVVTTTTATPPGFPATISVFGSRGSVELGQGEVRRWDVPGVAEPGTGSIPSGAAEPLRIGHAGHLAQWTRIIDALQTSSPVPVGVDDALETVRLLCAIELAAATGVVVRPAELGQLDRRRRR; the protein is encoded by the coding sequence GTGACGGCGCACCCGCTCGGGGTGGGGATCGTCGGTATGGGCGGCATCGGGAGGATGCACGCGAAGGCGCTGGGTGAGCTGGCGGGCCGGGCACGTCTCGTCGCGTCCAGCGGCGGGAGGGCCGAGGACCTCATGGGCGGGCCTGTGGAGCGTCTCGATCCCGCCGAGGTCATCGCTCACCCCGACGTCGACGTGGTCGCGATCTGCACCCCGAGCGGGACGCACGCGGCGCTCGCGCTGGCAGCTCTGAAGGCCGGCCGGCACGTCGTCGTCGAGAAGCCGCTCGCACTGGACGTCGACGACGCGCTGCGCGTCGCGCGTGCCGCCCGTGAGCGCGGGCTGACGGTCTCGATGATTTCCCAGCGGCGCCTGGAGACCGAGCACGTGGCGCTCAAGAAGGCCATCGACGACGGGGCGCTGGGCGAGCTGCGGCTGGCGACGACCCACGTGCACTGGCACCGCGACGACGACTACTACCGTGCCGCGCCCTGGCGCTCCACGGCGGAGCAGGGCGGCGGATCCTTGATGAACCAGGGCGTGCACAGCGTGGACCTGCTGCGCTGGCTGTGCGGTCCGGTCGAATCGGTGACAGCGCAGTCCGGCACGCTCGCGCACACGATCGCGGCCGAGGACACAACGGTGGCGACGCTCCGGTTCGCGTCCGGTGCGCTGGGTGTGGTGACCACGACGACGGCGACGCCGCCGGGGTTCCCGGCGACGATCTCCGTGTTCGGCTCGCGGGGGTCGGTCGAGCTCGGCCAGGGTGAGGTGCGGCGCTGGGACGTGCCGGGGGTGGCTGAGCCGGGGACGGGCAGCATCCCAAGCGGCGCGGCCGAGCCGCTCAGGATCGGGCACGCGGGACACCTGGCGCAGTGGACCCGGATCATCGACGCTCTCCAGACGTCCTCGCCGGTACCGGTCGGCGTAGACGACGCCCTGGAGACGGTCCGGCTGCTGTGCGCGATCGAGCTGGCCGCCGCGACCGGGGTGGTCGTACGGCCGGCGGAGCTGGGCCAGCTTGATCGGCGCCGCCGACGCTGA
- a CDS encoding LLM class F420-dependent oxidoreductase: protein MRIGYTLMTEQSGPRELVRHAVAAEDVGFDFEVSSDHYSPWLTEQGHAPNAWVLLGAVAQATSRVELMTFVTCPTMRYHPAVVAQQAATLQLLADGRFTLGLGSGENLNEHVIGEGWPSIAVRQDMLEEAAHIIRELLTGELVTWEGDYFRVDSARLWDVPDAGVEIGIAVSGEHGVERFAPLADHLVQVQPDGDLVREWSGVHPGSSRAYGQVPVCWDPDEEAAIERAHEQFRWFGGGWSVNADLPTPAGFTAASQFVRPEDVASAIACGPDLDKLAESARPFLDAGFTDLAIVQVGEHNQDRFLAEAAGPLVERLRKL from the coding sequence ATGCGCATCGGGTACACGCTCATGACCGAGCAGAGCGGACCGCGAGAGCTGGTCCGGCACGCCGTGGCAGCCGAGGACGTCGGCTTCGACTTCGAGGTATCGAGCGACCACTACTCCCCTTGGCTCACGGAGCAGGGCCATGCACCCAACGCCTGGGTGCTGCTGGGCGCCGTGGCGCAAGCCACGAGCCGGGTCGAGCTGATGACCTTCGTGACCTGCCCGACGATGCGGTACCACCCGGCCGTCGTTGCACAGCAGGCGGCGACCCTCCAGCTCCTCGCCGACGGCCGGTTCACCCTCGGACTCGGTTCCGGCGAGAACCTGAACGAGCACGTCATCGGCGAGGGCTGGCCCAGCATCGCCGTGCGGCAGGACATGCTCGAGGAGGCGGCGCACATCATCCGCGAGCTCCTCACCGGCGAGCTGGTCACCTGGGAGGGCGACTACTTCCGTGTCGACTCTGCACGCCTCTGGGACGTGCCGGACGCCGGGGTCGAGATCGGCATCGCAGTGTCCGGCGAGCACGGGGTCGAGCGGTTCGCACCGCTCGCGGACCACCTGGTCCAGGTGCAGCCCGACGGCGACCTCGTGCGCGAGTGGTCCGGTGTACACCCGGGAAGCTCCCGGGCGTACGGCCAGGTGCCGGTGTGCTGGGACCCGGACGAGGAGGCCGCGATCGAGCGAGCGCACGAGCAGTTTCGCTGGTTCGGCGGTGGCTGGTCCGTGAACGCGGACCTGCCGACACCAGCCGGATTCACAGCGGCCTCGCAGTTCGTACGGCCGGAGGACGTGGCGTCGGCGATCGCCTGCGGGCCAGACCTCGACAAGCTCGCCGAGAGCGCCCGCCCGTTCCTGGACGCCGGGTTCACAGACCTCGCGATCGTCCAGGTGGGCGAGCACAACCAGGACCGCTTCCTCGCTGAGGCCGCCGGCCCGCTGGTAGAGCGCCTGCGCAAGCTGTAG
- a CDS encoding glycoside hydrolase family 6 protein: protein MRILKTFAAVLAATIVLVPAAPAVAADPISLTSGFYVNPNSLPALWARNNSGDARAARIQASIGSKPIARWFGNDAAIATTVANYTGAADGQDKLPVLVAYNIPDRDICAGHSGGGAGSAGAYRTWISSFAAGIGSKPAVVIIEPDALNGMDCMTQAQKDERLAMLLYATQMFQQKAPNTYAYLDAGNSGWTNASTIAYRLNQAGIGNIRGFSVNVSNFYTTNESISYASSVNSYLGTTKPFVIDTSRNGNGHGDGWCNPAGRRLGVTAQTGGGAEMRLWVKTPGVSDGPCGTAPSVPAGTFDPGLAVRLIDGS from the coding sequence ATGCGCATCCTGAAGACCTTCGCCGCAGTGCTGGCGGCGACCATCGTCCTGGTGCCGGCCGCACCCGCCGTAGCGGCCGACCCGATCAGTCTGACCAGTGGTTTTTACGTCAATCCCAACTCGCTGCCCGCCCTCTGGGCCCGCAACAACTCCGGTGATGCCCGAGCGGCCCGGATCCAGGCTTCGATCGGGTCCAAGCCGATCGCCCGCTGGTTCGGCAACGACGCCGCGATCGCTACCACCGTGGCCAACTACACCGGAGCGGCGGACGGGCAGGACAAGCTGCCGGTCCTGGTCGCCTACAACATCCCGGACCGGGACATCTGCGCGGGCCACTCCGGTGGTGGTGCGGGCAGCGCCGGCGCGTACCGGACCTGGATCTCCAGCTTTGCGGCCGGGATCGGCAGCAAGCCGGCGGTGGTGATCATCGAGCCGGACGCGCTGAACGGCATGGACTGCATGACGCAGGCGCAGAAGGACGAACGGCTCGCCATGTTGCTCTATGCGACCCAGATGTTCCAGCAGAAGGCACCGAACACCTACGCCTACCTTGACGCCGGGAACTCGGGCTGGACCAACGCGTCCACGATCGCCTACCGGCTGAACCAGGCCGGTATCGGCAACATTCGCGGCTTCTCGGTGAACGTCTCGAACTTCTACACGACCAACGAGTCGATCAGCTACGCGAGCTCGGTCAACAGCTACCTCGGTACGACGAAGCCGTTCGTGATCGACACCAGCCGCAACGGCAACGGCCACGGCGATGGCTGGTGCAACCCGGCCGGCCGCAGGCTCGGCGTGACCGCACAGACCGGCGGCGGCGCCGAGATGCGCTTGTGGGTCAAGACCCCCGGCGTCTCCGACGGCCCGTGCGGAACCGCCCCGTCCGTCCCGGCCGGCACCTTCGATCCCGGTCTTGCCGTCCGGCTGATCGACGGTTCATAA
- a CDS encoding alpha-amylase family protein — protein sequence MRSSWYSDAVIYQLDPRLFADSNEDGWGDLRGITERLHYVRGLGATCVWMLPFYASPFRDGGYDVADHLAVDPRLGDLADMAHLLEAAEDLGLHVLVELIAQHTSDQHRWFQEARQDRNSPYRDYYIWADEPNSDIKPMFPDVEPKTWTWDDEAQQFYRHAFYAHEPDLALDNPRVRDELYRIVAFWLRLGVSGFRVDAMPMMLERARAARPDTDGQWLVRDMRAAVSGQRTGAVLLGEVDEAPAEAAQYFGSDGQGMTMLLDFWTNNHLFLALARGQAEPLERALRNQPAPPDGATYAHWLRNNDELNLVRLAEDERTEVLDAFAPEDSMRVYGRGIRRRLAPMLDGDPRRIALAHAVMLSLPGPPVLRYGDEIGMGDNLDRLEREAVRTPMQWSTTPSAGFSNAAPEKFQAPVVTGPYGPEHVSVDEQNVRDGSLLHRVGALVRARLGLSELGRVRPEPWDLGVPSVLALRYQVAESSVLLLANLADEDVVASLPADEVLTLDAGLARYVDVHVDQDYAPIEADGRIPIAGYGYRWLRRTIDGDAVGNSAVETAGEPVDGTSGSASDSKDNA from the coding sequence ATGCGATCCTCCTGGTACTCCGACGCCGTCATCTACCAGCTCGATCCACGCCTCTTTGCCGACTCGAACGAAGACGGCTGGGGCGACCTGCGCGGCATCACCGAGCGTCTGCACTACGTGCGCGGGCTCGGTGCCACGTGCGTGTGGATGTTGCCCTTCTACGCCTCGCCCTTCCGCGACGGCGGATACGACGTCGCGGACCACCTCGCCGTCGACCCACGCCTGGGCGACCTGGCCGACATGGCCCACCTGCTCGAGGCCGCCGAGGACCTCGGCCTGCACGTCCTGGTCGAGCTCATCGCCCAGCACACCTCCGACCAGCACCGCTGGTTCCAGGAGGCGCGGCAGGACCGGAACTCGCCGTATCGCGACTACTACATCTGGGCCGACGAGCCGAACAGTGACATCAAGCCGATGTTCCCCGACGTCGAGCCCAAGACCTGGACCTGGGACGACGAGGCGCAACAGTTCTACCGGCACGCCTTCTACGCGCACGAGCCGGACCTGGCGCTCGACAACCCGCGCGTCCGGGACGAGCTGTACCGCATCGTCGCGTTCTGGCTGCGCCTGGGCGTCTCGGGCTTCCGGGTGGACGCCATGCCGATGATGCTCGAGCGGGCCCGCGCCGCCCGACCGGACACCGACGGCCAGTGGCTCGTGCGCGACATGCGCGCCGCCGTGTCCGGGCAACGCACGGGGGCCGTGCTGCTCGGCGAGGTGGACGAGGCACCGGCCGAGGCCGCCCAGTACTTCGGGTCCGACGGCCAGGGCATGACGATGCTGCTCGACTTCTGGACGAACAACCACCTCTTCCTCGCCCTGGCCCGCGGCCAGGCCGAGCCGCTGGAGCGGGCGCTGCGCAATCAGCCAGCCCCACCGGACGGCGCGACGTACGCGCACTGGCTGCGCAACAACGACGAGCTGAACCTGGTCCGGCTCGCGGAGGACGAGCGCACGGAGGTGCTCGATGCCTTCGCTCCCGAGGACTCGATGCGGGTCTACGGCCGCGGCATCCGGCGGCGCCTGGCCCCCATGCTCGACGGCGACCCGCGCCGCATCGCCCTGGCGCACGCCGTGATGCTCTCCCTGCCCGGGCCGCCGGTGCTGCGGTACGGCGACGAGATCGGGATGGGCGACAACCTCGATCGGCTGGAGCGCGAGGCTGTCCGTACGCCGATGCAGTGGTCGACGACGCCGTCGGCGGGCTTCTCGAACGCCGCACCGGAGAAGTTCCAGGCGCCCGTGGTCACCGGTCCCTACGGCCCCGAGCACGTGAGCGTGGACGAGCAGAACGTGCGCGACGGTTCGCTGCTGCACCGGGTGGGCGCCCTGGTGCGTGCCCGGCTGGGGTTGAGCGAGCTCGGCCGGGTCCGCCCGGAACCGTGGGACCTGGGCGTCCCGTCCGTCCTGGCGCTGCGCTACCAGGTCGCGGAGTCCAGCGTGCTCCTGCTGGCCAACCTGGCCGACGAGGATGTGGTCGCCAGCCTGCCCGCCGACGAGGTCTTGACCCTCGATGCGGGGCTCGCGCGCTACGTCGACGTGCACGTGGACCAGGACTACGCCCCCATCGAGGCCGACGGGCGCATCCCGATCGCCGGGTACGGCTACCGGTGGCTGCGGCGCACGATCGACGGCGACGCGGTCGGCAACTCGGCAGTCGAAACGGCCGGTGAGCCTGTCGACGGGACCTCCGGCAGCGCCTCCGACAGCAAGGACAACGCATGA
- a CDS encoding TIGR03885 family FMN-dependent LLM class oxidoreductase yields MTAIGFHVSHEQLHPTEGLRVSRLAQDAGFDAAMCSDHLAPWSERQGESGFTWSWLGAALATTDLSFGTVCAPGQRYHPVIVAQAIATLGAMYPGRFWVALGSGEYLNEHVTGDPWPAKAERDARLVECVEVIRALLRGEEVDHTGRVVARQARLWTLPEVLPALIGPALTPATAGRHAAWADGLITVNKPVEEVRQVIDAYREAGGAGEVALQVHIAWAPTSAEAEAVAIDQWSTITGPPHVTEDTPTTAAFDALGRNVGIADVRRAVLVSADLGEITARLAELRDAGADRLYLHQVGRQQDAFIETFAEHVLPALRGE; encoded by the coding sequence ATGACCGCCATCGGTTTCCACGTCTCCCACGAGCAGCTCCACCCGACCGAGGGCCTGCGCGTGTCCCGGCTCGCTCAGGACGCCGGCTTCGACGCCGCGATGTGCTCCGACCACCTGGCCCCGTGGAGCGAGCGGCAGGGCGAGTCGGGCTTCACGTGGTCCTGGCTCGGGGCCGCGCTCGCCACTACCGACCTGTCGTTCGGCACGGTGTGCGCGCCCGGTCAGCGCTACCACCCCGTGATCGTGGCGCAGGCGATCGCGACGCTCGGGGCGATGTACCCGGGCCGGTTCTGGGTTGCGCTCGGCTCCGGCGAATACCTCAACGAGCACGTGACCGGAGACCCCTGGCCGGCAAAGGCCGAGCGTGACGCTCGCCTGGTGGAGTGCGTCGAGGTGATCCGGGCGCTGCTGCGCGGCGAGGAGGTCGACCACACCGGCCGGGTCGTCGCGCGCCAGGCGCGGCTGTGGACGCTGCCAGAGGTTTTGCCCGCGCTGATCGGTCCGGCACTGACCCCCGCAACGGCTGGCCGCCATGCCGCCTGGGCGGACGGCCTCATCACCGTGAACAAGCCGGTGGAGGAGGTGCGGCAGGTCATCGATGCCTACCGGGAGGCGGGCGGTGCGGGAGAGGTCGCCCTGCAAGTGCATATCGCGTGGGCCCCGACGTCGGCGGAGGCCGAGGCCGTCGCGATCGACCAGTGGAGCACGATCACCGGCCCGCCCCACGTGACCGAGGACACCCCCACGACAGCCGCGTTCGACGCGCTCGGCCGCAACGTCGGGATCGCGGATGTGCGCCGCGCCGTCCTGGTGTCCGCCGACCTCGGTGAGATCACCGCGCGGTTGGCCGAGCTGCGCGATGCAGGCGCCGACCGCCTCTACCTGCACCAGGTGGGCCGGCAACAGGACGCGTTCATCGAGACCTTCGCCGAACACGTCCTGCCTGCGCTGAGAGGCGAGTGA
- a CDS encoding CsbD family protein — MSAGDKVQNAAEKGLGKAKEAVGEATDNERLAAEGRAEQAEADLKDAGEKVKDAAQDAKDAAKDAFGR; from the coding sequence ATGAGCGCAGGCGACAAGGTCCAGAACGCGGCGGAGAAGGGCCTCGGCAAGGCGAAGGAAGCCGTCGGGGAGGCGACCGACAACGAGCGGCTCGCAGCCGAGGGCCGGGCCGAGCAGGCCGAGGCAGACCTCAAGGACGCGGGGGAGAAGGTCAAGGACGCGGCGCAGGACGCCAAGGACGCGGCCAAGGATGCGTTCGGGAGGTAA